One window from the genome of Glycine soja cultivar W05 chromosome 12, ASM419377v2, whole genome shotgun sequence encodes:
- the LOC114379506 gene encoding UDP-D-apiose/UDP-D-xylose synthase 1-like — MDFIPGIDGPSEGVPRVLACFSNNLLRGEPLKLVDGDQSQRTFVYIKDAIEVVLLMIENPARANGHIFNVGNPNNEVIVRQLAEMMTQVYSKVSGEAPLEKPIIDVSSKEFYGEGYDDSDKRIPDMTIINRQLGWNPKTSLWDLLESTLTYQHRTYAEAVKKVIAKPMAS, encoded by the exons ATGGATTTCATTCCCGGCATTGATGGCCCAAGTGAGGGTGTTCCTCGGGTTCTGGCATGCTTTAGCAAT AATCTCCTCCGTGGAGAGCCCTTGAAGCTTGTGGATGGTGACCAATCCCAGAGGACTTTTGTGTATATTAAGGATGCTATTGAAGTTGTCTTATTGATGATT GAAAATCCCGCCAGGGCCAATGGACATATTTTTAATGTGGGAAACCCAAACAATGAGGTTATAGTTAGGCAGCTTGCTGAAATGATGACTCAG GTTTATTCAAAGGTAAGTGGAGAAGCACCTCTGGAAAAACCTATTATTGATGTGAGCTCCAAAGAATTTTACGGTGAGGGATATGATGATAGTGACAAGAGAATTCCTGACATGACCATAATTAATAGGCAGCTTG GCTGGAATCCTAAAACCTCACTTTGGGACCTGCTTGAATCAACTCTCACTTATCAGCACAGGACTTATGCTGAAGCCGTTAAGAAAGTCATTGCAAAGCCCATGGCAAGTTAA